A stretch of Patescibacteria group bacterium DNA encodes these proteins:
- a CDS encoding ABC transporter ATP-binding protein gives MGRGAGMMQGGEKSKNFSVTMKRLLSYLRPFWWSIGIVLFFALASTIFAIVSPRILGDMTNQVVLDLMQRSEFHYDKLLTYVYELIALYVLSALFSYIQSWIMSGVAQKISYKFRRDLVEKIGRMPLKYFDSNTHGEILSRVTNDVDTVSQSLNQSLSQIITSVTLILGILGMMLSISWQMTGVSLVVLPLSFGLIGIIAKRSQRYFKQQQEVLGHLNGHVEEMYSGHNVMRVFNAQQRSVEKFRSINDKLYVSAWKSQFLSGLLMPLMSFVSNISYVGVSVVGGWLAINGKVSIGDIQAFIQYVQQFNQPIIQTANIANVMQSTAAAAERVFEFLGESEEISDADHRLALTNVRGQVEFDHVVFGYDPAQVIIKDFTAVIKPGQRVAIVGPTGAGKTTMVNLLMRFYDVQAGSIKIDGVDIRRLARSDVRKLFGMVLQDTWLFNGTIKDNLAYGKPSAAESDITAAAKNAHADHFVHSLPHGYDMVLDEDTNNISQGEKQLLTIARAMLVKTPMLILDEATSSVDTRTESLIQQAMERLMEGKTSFVIAHRLSTIRKADLILVMDHGNIVEQGTHQSLLQNNGFYASIYNSQFVGAN, from the coding sequence ATGGGGCGTGGCGCCGGTATGATGCAAGGTGGTGAAAAATCCAAGAACTTTTCTGTTACCATGAAACGGTTATTATCGTACCTGCGTCCGTTCTGGTGGTCGATTGGTATTGTATTATTTTTCGCGTTGGCTAGTACCATATTTGCTATTGTCAGTCCAAGAATATTAGGTGATATGACTAATCAGGTAGTACTGGATTTAATGCAACGATCAGAGTTTCATTATGACAAATTACTCACCTATGTTTATGAATTAATAGCACTATATGTGTTAAGTGCACTGTTTAGTTATATCCAAAGTTGGATTATGAGTGGCGTAGCGCAAAAAATATCCTATAAGTTTAGGCGTGATTTGGTTGAAAAAATTGGGCGCATGCCATTAAAATATTTCGATTCCAATACCCATGGTGAAATATTAAGCCGCGTCACTAATGATGTTGATACAGTGAGTCAATCACTTAATCAGAGCTTATCTCAAATTATTACCTCAGTGACTTTGATTCTTGGTATTTTAGGCATGATGTTATCGATCAGTTGGCAGATGACTGGTGTATCTCTGGTAGTATTGCCATTGAGTTTTGGATTGATCGGTATAATTGCTAAACGATCACAACGTTATTTTAAGCAACAGCAAGAAGTATTAGGGCATCTCAATGGTCATGTGGAAGAAATGTATTCCGGACATAATGTGATGCGCGTGTTCAATGCCCAACAGCGGTCGGTGGAAAAATTTCGTAGTATCAACGATAAACTGTATGTTAGTGCCTGGAAATCACAGTTTCTCTCAGGTTTATTAATGCCTCTCATGAGTTTTGTTAGTAACATTAGTTATGTTGGTGTGTCGGTTGTGGGTGGTTGGCTGGCCATCAATGGTAAGGTTAGTATTGGAGACATTCAAGCGTTTATACAATATGTGCAGCAATTTAACCAACCAATTATTCAGACGGCCAACATAGCTAATGTTATGCAATCAACCGCCGCAGCCGCTGAACGGGTGTTTGAATTTCTTGGTGAGTCAGAAGAAATATCTGATGCCGATCATCGTTTAGCCCTAACCAACGTGCGTGGCCAAGTTGAATTTGATCACGTGGTGTTTGGTTATGATCCAGCGCAAGTTATCATTAAAGATTTTACCGCGGTAATAAAACCCGGTCAGCGCGTGGCCATAGTCGGGCCAACCGGTGCCGGAAAAACTACCATGGTTAATTTATTGATGCGCTTTTATGATGTGCAAGCTGGCAGTATTAAAATTGATGGTGTCGATATTCGCCGTTTAGCCAGATCTGATGTACGTAAATTATTCGGCATGGTGCTACAAGACACGTGGTTATTCAATGGTACGATCAAAGACAATTTAGCTTACGGTAAACCGAGTGCCGCAGAGTCAGACATTACGGCGGCCGCTAAAAATGCCCATGCGGATCATTTTGTGCATTCACTACCACATGGTTACGATATGGTGTTAGATGAAGACACTAATAACATTTCGCAGGGTGAGAAACAATTACTCACCATTGCTCGTGCCATGTTGGTAAAAACCCCGATGCTTATTTTAGATGAAGCCACCAGTTCGGTTGATACCCGCACGGAAAGTTTAATTCAACAAGCCATGGAGCGTTTGATGGAAGGCAAAACCAGTTTTGTGATTGCGCATCGTTTATCCACTATTCGTAAGGCTGATTTAATTTTAGTAATGGATCATGGCAACATTGTTGAACAGGGGACACACCAATCATTATTACAAAACAATGGTTTTTACGCCTCGATCTATAATAGCCAGTTTGTGGGTGCTAACTAA
- the mgtA gene encoding magnesium-translocating P-type ATPase produces the protein MSDNLDFYSTASVEQSLQKLNTTPAGLSAAEAKARLEQFGYNTISEKKELGVIVEFLSHFKNPLIIILLSAALISGYLGETKSLVVIVVMILASVILDFFEEHSANNAAKKLKEKVSVTTTVIRGGNKLETKASQICAGDIIFLSSGDLVPADARIIEADDLFVNQSALTGESYPQEKTPEVLVAATETDSRNTNIVFLGSSVVSGTATAVVFQTGQNTEFGKIAKSILEKGSNDEFELGITKFGFFITKVILAITLLVFLANAVLHHNFLESFIFAIAIAVGVTPELLPMVMSITMARSSQRMAKSGVIVKKLSSIPNFGSMDILCTDKTGTLTEDNIQLVNYTDIFGKHDETVFIYTYLNSTYQTGVKNPLDNAVLTYKKTDIAAYKKTEEIPFDFVRKMMSIAVLGPNGRVMITKGAPEAVISHCTHYYRGGKTYPLTEDMKQTAFDYYKKLSAEGYRVLALATKPNLAAKDKYTIADEADLTLTGLVSFLDPAKTDVRKVLLKLEKYGIEIKVITGDNELVTEKICRDVGLEVRGVMSGSELATLSNDALAVRAEATTIFARFSPDEKNRIIAVLRGRGHVVGYMGDGINDAPSLKTADVGISVNNAVDIAKETADIILTKKHLGVVIEGVIEGRRAFGNTMKYIMMGLSSNFGNMFSVLGAVVYLPFLPMLPIQILFNNFIYDISQITIPWDNVDADWLNKPKKWNLAFVKKFMYVFGPISSVFDLLTFYILFSVFQLGESAFQTGWFIESLATQTLVIHIIRTKRLPFIQSRASNLLIFSTVTAVIIGWLTPYTPLGDIFNFSPLPWYVMLTIAGLVIVYLGIVEIAKRILYRRDAI, from the coding sequence ATGTCAGATAATTTAGACTTTTATTCTACCGCCTCGGTTGAACAAAGTTTACAAAAATTAAACACCACTCCAGCTGGTTTATCCGCGGCTGAGGCTAAGGCACGTTTAGAGCAGTTCGGTTACAACACCATTTCTGAGAAAAAAGAACTTGGCGTTATTGTTGAATTTTTATCTCACTTTAAGAATCCTCTAATAATTATTTTGCTATCTGCCGCGCTCATTTCTGGTTATCTGGGTGAAACAAAAAGCTTAGTGGTTATTGTTGTCATGATATTGGCGAGTGTTATTTTAGATTTCTTTGAAGAACATAGTGCTAATAATGCGGCTAAAAAATTAAAAGAAAAAGTTAGTGTCACAACCACTGTGATCCGTGGGGGCAATAAACTTGAGACAAAAGCTTCTCAAATTTGTGCTGGTGATATAATTTTTTTAAGTTCAGGTGATTTAGTGCCGGCTGATGCACGCATTATTGAAGCCGATGATTTATTTGTTAATCAATCGGCTTTGACCGGTGAATCTTACCCCCAAGAAAAAACTCCAGAGGTGCTCGTTGCCGCCACTGAAACTGACAGTCGCAACACCAACATAGTTTTTCTTGGTTCCAGTGTGGTGAGCGGTACGGCTACGGCAGTGGTGTTTCAAACTGGTCAGAATACTGAGTTTGGTAAAATTGCCAAAAGTATTTTAGAAAAGGGTTCCAATGATGAATTTGAATTAGGTATCACCAAATTTGGCTTTTTTATCACCAAAGTTATTTTGGCTATTACACTACTAGTTTTTTTGGCCAACGCTGTACTGCATCATAATTTCTTAGAATCTTTCATTTTCGCCATTGCTATTGCGGTTGGTGTCACCCCGGAATTACTCCCGATGGTGATGTCTATTACGATGGCGCGCAGTTCGCAACGCATGGCCAAAAGTGGTGTGATTGTAAAAAAATTATCGTCCATTCCAAATTTTGGCAGTATGGATATTTTATGTACTGATAAAACCGGCACCTTAACCGAAGATAATATTCAGCTAGTAAACTACACGGATATATTTGGCAAGCACGATGAAACTGTTTTTATCTACACTTACTTGAATAGCACCTACCAAACCGGCGTCAAAAACCCACTCGATAACGCTGTACTCACTTACAAAAAAACCGACATTGCTGCTTATAAAAAAACTGAAGAAATTCCGTTTGATTTTGTGCGTAAAATGATGAGTATCGCTGTGCTGGGTCCGAACGGTCGAGTGATGATTACCAAAGGGGCACCGGAGGCTGTAATTTCCCATTGTACTCACTATTACCGTGGCGGCAAAACCTATCCCCTAACAGAAGACATGAAGCAAACTGCTTTCGATTATTATAAAAAATTAAGTGCAGAAGGTTACCGTGTGTTGGCTTTGGCGACCAAACCAAATTTAGCCGCCAAAGATAAATATACTATAGCCGATGAAGCCGATTTAACTTTGACCGGTTTGGTATCATTTCTGGATCCAGCCAAAACTGATGTCCGCAAAGTTTTATTGAAACTAGAAAAATATGGTATCGAAATAAAGGTCATTACGGGAGATAATGAATTAGTCACAGAAAAAATTTGTCGTGATGTTGGGTTAGAGGTCAGAGGTGTTATGTCTGGGAGTGAACTGGCGACTTTGTCTAATGATGCCCTAGCCGTGCGCGCCGAAGCCACCACCATCTTCGCGCGGTTTTCTCCAGACGAAAAAAATCGCATTATTGCCGTGTTGCGTGGTCGTGGCCATGTGGTTGGATACATGGGTGATGGTATCAACGATGCCCCGTCATTAAAAACCGCCGACGTCGGTATTTCAGTTAATAACGCCGTTGATATTGCCAAAGAAACCGCTGATATTATTTTAACCAAAAAACATTTGGGTGTGGTAATTGAAGGTGTTATTGAAGGCCGCCGGGCTTTTGGTAACACGATGAAATATATCATGATGGGTTTAAGCTCAAATTTCGGCAACATGTTCAGCGTGTTAGGAGCTGTGGTGTATCTACCATTTTTACCAATGTTGCCAATCCAGATTCTATTTAATAATTTTATTTACGATATATCGCAAATCACTATTCCCTGGGATAATGTGGATGCTGATTGGTTGAACAAACCAAAAAAATGGAATCTAGCCTTTGTAAAAAAATTCATGTATGTGTTTGGCCCGATCAGTTCCGTGTTTGATTTACTAACTTTCTATATTCTCTTCTCTGTCTTTCAGTTAGGTGAATCCGCCTTTCAAACCGGTTGGTTTATAGAATCGCTGGCTACGCAAACACTGGTCATACACATCATTAGAACCAAACGCTTACCTTTTATTCAAAGTCGCGCCAGTAATTTATTAATATTTTCCACTGTTACTGCTGTTATAATTGGTTGGCTAACACCCTATACTCCACTGGGAGATATATTTAATTTCTCCCCTCTACCTTGGTATGTCATGCTTACCATTGCCGGATTAGTAATTGTTTATTTAGGTATAGTAGAAATAGCCAAGCGTATATTGTATCGTCGAGACGCCATTTAG
- a CDS encoding WD40 repeat domain-containing protein, with translation MKTLFKSGLMSGLLFVVLTSVASATYQDYTYTYSDSDPDTMDSNYHYNSLTLSDDGSVAAAIGGLDVTAEADMVVFKDNKTTPAWGYSVGDNEAMLDLALSADGSTVIACGSEIWVYDITQATLLWEYSDNIYAYDVCVLSDDGQYLAAGDRGGSVTLWQRGSSTPVRTWEIAEPGYFVNSLTMTQSGNNIFASTDYTTAYLDTQSDDRLWIKQSATEILSAGCGDKDCTYGYLLRADDDLTYGGFTLYGINVHNSNTLWTKNIASDNDPVVALSSNGKKLVLTTNDGYYGYKGTTGRQLWKFMRSGGETDVAMSNNGKWIAVTDGHEYVYVFDWNYPHSTQRPLRMIAETFPGSVALSGNGATLVYEHGSFTFKDLPPSLLVKTKGVPVYARELPVHMQYYVSNPGNNKNLRLRTTLSLPQVALLSDFGQTVDGEPQGVKGKLLDYVNKTLPGYEVGEEGRVADQAAHSSEVISASFTMPDMIMPDWVGDLLEFLGLDDLFNDMFGQLSTPMDMLLNAKLNAEMASETSNQAEVGGLYPLFGLGQTQLYDAVTNEVYDSDRFFFIYIAF, from the coding sequence ATGAAAACACTATTCAAATCTGGTTTAATGAGCGGACTTTTGTTTGTGGTTTTGACCAGTGTCGCGTCAGCCACCTACCAAGATTACACTTACACCTATTCCGACTCTGATCCAGACACGATGGATTCTAACTACCACTATAACAGTTTAACCCTATCTGATGATGGTTCAGTGGCCGCGGCCATTGGTGGTTTGGATGTGACGGCCGAAGCTGACATGGTAGTTTTTAAAGATAATAAAACCACGCCGGCTTGGGGTTACTCAGTAGGTGATAATGAAGCGATGCTTGATTTAGCTTTATCGGCCGATGGTTCAACGGTCATCGCCTGTGGAAGCGAAATTTGGGTTTATGATATTACTCAAGCCACTTTGTTATGGGAATACAGTGATAATATTTATGCTTATGATGTTTGTGTGTTATCAGACGATGGGCAGTACCTTGCCGCCGGTGATCGTGGCGGTAGTGTTACTTTATGGCAACGCGGTAGCAGTACACCGGTGCGTACTTGGGAGATAGCTGAACCTGGTTATTTTGTGAATAGTTTAACCATGACACAATCTGGCAATAATATTTTTGCCAGCACCGATTACACGACTGCTTATCTTGATACGCAAAGTGATGACAGACTGTGGATTAAACAAAGTGCCACAGAAATACTGTCGGCTGGCTGTGGTGACAAGGATTGTACCTATGGTTACTTATTGCGCGCTGATGACGATCTAACGTATGGCGGTTTTACTTTATATGGTATTAATGTTCATAATTCAAATACCTTGTGGACTAAAAATATTGCCAGCGATAATGATCCGGTGGTAGCACTCTCGAGTAACGGTAAAAAACTGGTGTTAACAACCAATGATGGTTACTACGGCTATAAAGGCACCACTGGCCGGCAACTTTGGAAGTTTATGCGTAGCGGTGGTGAAACTGATGTGGCTATGTCCAATAATGGTAAATGGATCGCTGTTACTGATGGTCACGAGTATGTTTATGTCTTCGATTGGAATTACCCACACAGTACGCAACGCCCATTGCGTATGATCGCAGAAACTTTCCCTGGCTCAGTGGCGCTAAGTGGTAATGGTGCTACGTTAGTTTATGAACATGGCTCTTTTACTTTTAAAGATTTACCTCCCAGCCTATTGGTTAAGACCAAAGGTGTGCCAGTTTACGCTCGCGAACTGCCAGTTCACATGCAATATTATGTGTCCAACCCCGGCAATAATAAAAATCTTAGACTTCGCACCACGTTAAGTTTGCCTCAAGTGGCTTTATTAAGTGATTTTGGCCAAACCGTGGATGGTGAACCGCAAGGTGTTAAGGGTAAACTGTTAGATTATGTCAACAAAACTTTACCTGGTTATGAAGTCGGTGAAGAAGGTCGCGTCGCTGATCAGGCCGCGCACTCATCCGAAGTAATTAGTGCCAGTTTTACCATGCCAGATATGATTATGCCAGATTGGGTGGGTGATTTATTAGAGTTTTTAGGTTTAGACGACTTGTTCAATGATATGTTCGGTCAACTTTCCACCCCCATGGATATGCTGCTCAATGCCAAACTAAATGCCGAAATGGCCTCCGAAACTTCCAATCAAGCGGAAGTTGGCGGATTATATCCCCTATTTGGTTTAGGCCAAACCCAACTGTATGATGCCGTTACCAATGAGGTATATGATTCCGACCGGTTCTTCTTTATCTATATAGCGTTTTAA